One stretch of Streptomyces sp. 135 DNA includes these proteins:
- a CDS encoding response regulator transcription factor, which translates to MIRVLVAEDQSAVRAGLVLILRSAPDIEVVGEAADGEQAVALARELRPDLVLMDIQMPRLDGVSATRQVVSEGLADVLVLTTFDLDEYVFGALRAGACGFLLKNTEAKDLIEGVRTVARGEGLIAPAVTRRLIAEFAAPPKPVRRENAPDPAVLDSLTRREREVLSCIGEGLSNAEIADRLAMAEATVKTHVSRLLGKLELRSRVQAAVLAQELGV; encoded by the coding sequence ATGATCAGGGTCTTGGTCGCCGAGGACCAGTCAGCCGTACGCGCGGGACTCGTCCTGATCCTGCGCAGCGCCCCCGACATCGAGGTGGTCGGCGAGGCGGCGGACGGCGAGCAGGCCGTGGCCCTCGCCCGCGAGCTGCGCCCGGACCTGGTCCTGATGGACATACAGATGCCACGCCTCGACGGGGTGTCGGCAACGCGCCAGGTCGTCTCGGAGGGACTTGCGGACGTCCTCGTCCTGACCACCTTCGATCTCGACGAGTACGTCTTCGGGGCGCTGCGCGCGGGCGCCTGTGGTTTCCTCCTGAAGAACACCGAGGCGAAGGACCTCATCGAGGGTGTCCGCACGGTCGCGCGTGGCGAGGGCCTCATCGCCCCGGCCGTCACCCGCCGCCTGATCGCCGAGTTCGCCGCCCCTCCGAAGCCCGTACGCAGGGAGAACGCGCCGGACCCCGCCGTCCTGGACAGTCTCACGCGCCGCGAGCGCGAGGTCCTGTCCTGCATCGGCGAGGGGCTGTCCAACGCGGAGATCGCGGACCGCCTCGCCATGGCGGAGGCGACGGTGAAGACGCACGTGAGCCGCCTCCTCGGCAAGCTGGAGCTGCGCAGCCGGGTGCAAGCGGCCGTGCTCGCGCAGGAGTTGGGGGTCTGA
- a CDS encoding DUF2550 domain-containing protein — translation MILTLLVCGLALIALVLVGLFVFGLRRRLIQRSGGTFDCSLRWDAPAKGDTSGKGWGYGVARYNGDRVEWYRVFSYAPRPRRVLERSAIEVVDRRAPDGEEELALLSDAIVLGCLHRGVRLELAMSEDALTGFLAWLEAAPPGQRVNVA, via the coding sequence ATGATCCTCACTCTGCTCGTGTGCGGACTTGCGTTGATCGCGCTGGTGTTGGTGGGGCTCTTCGTCTTCGGACTGCGCCGCCGGCTGATCCAGCGCTCCGGCGGCACCTTCGACTGCTCCTTGCGCTGGGACGCCCCGGCGAAGGGCGACACCTCCGGCAAGGGCTGGGGGTATGGAGTCGCCCGCTACAACGGCGACCGCGTCGAGTGGTACCGCGTCTTCTCCTACGCCCCCCGGCCCCGCCGCGTCCTCGAACGCTCGGCCATCGAGGTCGTCGACCGCCGCGCGCCGGACGGCGAGGAGGAACTGGCACTGCTCTCCGACGCCATCGTCCTCGGCTGCCTGCACCGTGGCGTCCGCCTGGAGCTGGCGATGAGCGAGGACGCCCTGACGGGTTTCCTGGCCTGGCTGGAGGCGGCGCCTCCGGGGCAGCGGGTGAATGTGGCGTAG
- a CDS encoding glycoside hydrolase family 18 chitinase: MAGLTTLLLPLATLVALGAPAEAAPDAAPEATATYAKTQDWGSGFEGKWTIKNTGTTTLSAWNVQWDFPADTKVTSAWDATVTNSGTRWTAKNLGWNGTLAPGASVSFGFNGTGSGAPSQCTLNGGSCDGGSVPGDEPPSAPGTPTASDVTNTSVKLAWKAATDDKGVKNYDVLRDGAKVATVTDTAYTDEGLTAGTDYSYTVQARDTAGQNGPASGAVKVRTTGGGDPGPGPGDKVKLGYFTEWGVYGRNYHAKNIATSGSAGKITHINYSFGNVQGGKCTMGDAYAATDKAYTADQSVDGVADTWDQPLRGNFNQLRKLKAKYPNIKILWSFGGWTWSGGFTDAMKNPAAFAKSCHDLVEDPRWADVFDGIDLDWEYPNACGLSCDTSGPAVFKTMMQAFRNEFGAKNLVTAAITADGSNGGKIDSADYGGAAQYADWYNVMTYDFFGAWAAKGPTAPHSPLTSYAGIPQEGFNSAAAISKLKAKGVPSAKLLLGIGFYGRGWTGVTQKEPGGTATGAAPGTYEAGIEDYKVLKNSCPANGTVAGTAYAHCGSNWWSYDTPETIRSKMAWAKQQGLGGAFFWEFSGDTSNGELVSAINDGLK, translated from the coding sequence GTGGCCGGACTGACCACGCTCCTGCTCCCGCTCGCCACCCTGGTCGCCCTCGGCGCTCCCGCCGAGGCGGCCCCCGACGCCGCTCCCGAGGCCACCGCCACGTACGCCAAGACCCAGGACTGGGGCAGCGGCTTCGAGGGCAAGTGGACCATCAAGAACACCGGCACCACGACGCTCAGCGCGTGGAACGTCCAGTGGGACTTCCCCGCCGACACCAAGGTGACCTCCGCCTGGGACGCCACCGTCACCAACTCCGGCACCCGCTGGACCGCGAAGAACCTCGGCTGGAACGGCACGCTCGCCCCCGGCGCCTCGGTCTCCTTCGGCTTCAACGGCACGGGCTCCGGCGCCCCCTCCCAGTGCACGCTCAACGGCGGCAGCTGCGACGGCGGCAGCGTCCCCGGCGACGAGCCGCCCTCCGCGCCCGGCACCCCGACGGCCTCCGACGTCACCAACACGTCGGTGAAGCTGGCCTGGAAGGCCGCGACCGACGACAAGGGCGTCAAGAACTACGACGTCCTGCGCGACGGCGCCAAGGTCGCCACGGTCACGGACACCGCGTACACCGACGAGGGCCTGACCGCCGGCACCGACTACTCGTACACCGTGCAGGCCCGCGACACCGCCGGCCAGAACGGCCCGGCGAGCGGCGCCGTCAAGGTCCGCACCACCGGTGGCGGTGACCCGGGCCCCGGCCCGGGCGACAAGGTCAAGCTCGGCTACTTCACCGAGTGGGGCGTCTACGGACGCAACTACCACGCGAAGAACATCGCGACCTCCGGCTCCGCCGGCAAGATCACCCACATCAACTACAGCTTCGGGAACGTCCAGGGCGGCAAGTGCACCATGGGCGACGCCTACGCGGCGACCGACAAGGCCTACACCGCCGACCAGAGCGTCGACGGCGTCGCCGACACCTGGGACCAGCCGCTGCGCGGCAACTTCAACCAGTTGCGCAAGCTCAAGGCCAAGTACCCGAACATCAAGATCCTCTGGTCCTTCGGCGGCTGGACCTGGTCCGGCGGCTTCACCGACGCCATGAAGAACCCGGCGGCCTTCGCCAAGTCCTGCCACGACCTCGTCGAGGACCCGCGCTGGGCCGACGTCTTCGACGGCATCGACCTGGACTGGGAGTACCCGAACGCCTGCGGCCTGTCCTGCGACACCTCGGGCCCCGCCGTCTTCAAGACGATGATGCAGGCCTTCCGCAACGAGTTCGGCGCCAAGAACCTCGTCACCGCGGCCATCACCGCGGACGGCTCCAACGGCGGCAAGATCGACTCGGCCGACTACGGCGGCGCGGCGCAGTACGCCGACTGGTACAACGTGATGACGTACGACTTCTTCGGCGCGTGGGCGGCCAAGGGACCGACGGCCCCGCACTCCCCGCTCACCTCCTACGCCGGCATCCCGCAGGAGGGCTTCAACTCCGCGGCGGCGATCTCCAAGCTGAAGGCCAAGGGCGTGCCCTCGGCGAAGCTGCTGCTCGGCATCGGCTTCTACGGGCGCGGCTGGACCGGCGTCACCCAGAAGGAGCCGGGCGGTACGGCGACGGGCGCGGCGCCGGGCACGTATGAGGCGGGCATCGAGGACTACAAGGTGCTCAAGAACTCCTGTCCCGCGAACGGGACGGTCGCCGGCACGGCGTACGCCCACTGCGGCAGCAACTGGTGGTCGTACGACACCCCGGAGACGATCCGCTCCAAGATGGCCTGGGCCAAGCAGCAGGGTCTTGGCGGGGCGTTCTTCTGGGAGTTCAGCGGTGACACCAGTAATGGTGAGCTGGTGAGCGCCATCAATGACGGCCTGAAGTAG
- a CDS encoding F0F1 ATP synthase subunit epsilon codes for MAAELHVELVAADRSVWSGEATLVVARTTSGDIGVMPGHQPLLGVLESGPVTIRTSGGGTVVAAVHGGFISFADDKLSLLAEIAELSDEIDVQRAERALERAKSEADASAERRADVRLRAVAAR; via the coding sequence TTGGCTGCTGAGCTGCATGTCGAGCTGGTCGCCGCGGACCGCAGCGTCTGGTCCGGCGAGGCCACCCTGGTCGTCGCGCGCACCACGTCCGGCGACATCGGCGTCATGCCCGGTCACCAGCCGCTGCTCGGTGTGCTGGAGTCGGGCCCGGTGACCATTCGTACGAGTGGCGGCGGCACCGTCGTCGCCGCCGTCCACGGGGGATTCATCTCCTTCGCGGACGACAAGCTGTCGCTGCTGGCCGAGATCGCGGAGCTGTCCGACGAGATCGACGTCCAGCGTGCGGAGCGGGCGCTGGAGCGCGCGAAGTCGGAGGCCGACGCCTCCGCCGAGCGGCGCGCCGACGTCCGACTGCGTGCGGTGGCGGCGCGCTGA
- a CDS encoding histidine kinase, which yields MVPALPRPQRVDVQISVVSLLSGLALWALGLHMQTDRLLGADWALIPLFVLAALELLRSSRPQAALVLATCALVFDQFTTGNLASVMMFTDIMYAAVVYGTPAAARRIPLTTGTITVAVTLGLLAWWREPEAVLVGVLTGIVSFGPAATGVLVRNHREAAAAAKLRAEQTALLAEMDRAQAVTAERARMARELHDMVANHLSAIAIHSTAALSLDDPQTSKDALGVIRENSVEGLAEMRRLIGILRDDSGDLEPAASPTLDGLTALLDGARTNGLDVTLDDARAPDGPKLPAPVELAAYRIVQESLTNALKHASPGRVTVSLVQEPRALKVRVTSPYDDPAGPRAPGSGAGLVGMRERTELLGGTFGSGPETSPESEGGGKAWTVSVTLPVDPADEGAKE from the coding sequence ATGGTCCCGGCCCTCCCCCGCCCGCAACGCGTCGACGTGCAGATCTCCGTCGTCAGCCTGCTCAGCGGGCTCGCGCTGTGGGCGCTCGGGCTGCACATGCAGACGGACCGGCTGCTCGGCGCCGACTGGGCGCTGATCCCCCTCTTCGTCCTCGCCGCGCTCGAACTGCTCCGCAGCAGCAGGCCGCAGGCCGCCCTGGTCCTCGCCACGTGCGCGCTGGTGTTCGACCAGTTCACGACGGGCAACCTCGCCTCGGTGATGATGTTCACGGACATCATGTACGCCGCCGTCGTCTACGGCACCCCGGCCGCCGCCCGGCGCATCCCGCTGACCACGGGCACCATCACGGTCGCGGTGACGCTCGGGCTCCTCGCGTGGTGGCGCGAGCCCGAGGCCGTGCTCGTCGGTGTGCTGACCGGCATCGTGTCGTTCGGTCCCGCCGCCACCGGCGTCCTGGTGCGCAACCACCGCGAGGCCGCCGCGGCGGCGAAGCTGCGGGCCGAGCAGACCGCGCTGCTCGCCGAGATGGACCGTGCCCAGGCCGTCACGGCCGAGCGCGCCAGGATGGCCCGCGAGCTGCACGACATGGTCGCCAACCACCTCTCGGCGATCGCCATCCACTCCACGGCCGCGCTCTCCCTGGACGACCCGCAGACCAGCAAGGACGCGCTCGGCGTCATCCGGGAGAACAGCGTCGAGGGCCTCGCCGAGATGCGCCGTCTCATCGGCATCCTGCGCGACGACAGCGGCGACCTGGAACCGGCCGCCTCCCCCACCCTCGACGGCCTCACCGCCCTCCTCGACGGCGCCCGCACCAACGGCCTCGACGTCACGCTCGACGACGCCCGCGCCCCGGACGGCCCGAAGCTGCCCGCGCCGGTCGAGCTGGCGGCGTACCGCATCGTCCAGGAGTCCCTGACCAACGCCCTCAAGCACGCCTCCCCCGGCCGGGTCACCGTGAGCCTCGTCCAGGAACCGCGTGCCCTGAAGGTCCGCGTCACCAGCCCGTACGACGATCCCGCCGGGCCCCGCGCCCCCGGCTCGGGCGCCGGCCTCGTCGGCATGCGCGAGCGCACCGAACTGCTCGGCGGCACCTTCGGGTCGGGCCCCGAGACCAGCCCGGAGAGCGAGGGCGGCGGCAAGGCCTGGACCGTCTCCGTGACCCTGCCCGTCGACCCCGCAGACGAAGGAGCCAAGGAATGA